The Myxococcota bacterium genome has a segment encoding these proteins:
- a CDS encoding methylated-DNA--[protein]-cysteine S-methyltransferase, with translation MEVLHYADVETPVGSLRVVSSGRGLVYVELPNASGRGLAGWMKQNAPGGRLLEGYAPNRAAAVQLVDYLEGKRQRFDLSLDLRATPFQLAVYDEVARVGFGETATYAEIAARIGRPKAVRAVGAANGANPIPLVVPCHRIIASSGRLHGYAGGLELKARLLALESAERAAPPEGWLL, from the coding sequence ATGGAAGTGCTCCACTACGCCGACGTCGAGACTCCCGTCGGATCGCTGCGCGTCGTGTCCTCGGGGCGCGGGCTCGTGTACGTGGAGCTGCCGAACGCGAGCGGTCGCGGGCTCGCGGGCTGGATGAAGCAGAACGCGCCGGGCGGGAGGCTCCTCGAAGGCTATGCGCCGAACCGCGCCGCCGCCGTCCAGCTCGTCGACTACCTCGAGGGCAAGCGCCAGCGCTTCGATCTCTCGCTCGACCTGCGCGCGACGCCCTTCCAGCTCGCCGTCTACGACGAGGTCGCGCGCGTCGGGTTCGGCGAGACGGCGACGTACGCGGAGATCGCCGCGCGCATCGGTCGGCCGAAGGCCGTGCGCGCCGTCGGCGCCGCGAACGGCGCCAACCCGATCCCGCTCGTCGTCCCGTGCCACCGCATCATCGCGAGCAGCGGGCGGCTGCACGGCTATGCGGGCGGGCTCGAGCTGAAGGCGCGGCTGCTCGCACTCGAGAGCGCCGAGCGCGCCGCGCCGCCCGAGGGCTGGCTCCTCTAG